Proteins encoded by one window of Arachis hypogaea cultivar Tifrunner chromosome 1, arahy.Tifrunner.gnm2.J5K5, whole genome shotgun sequence:
- the LOC112797691 gene encoding N-acylphosphatidylethanolamine synthase isoform X1 encodes MARTMEWAARAEHLGGVPRKLVIGAVGAFAKTVSCLMNRTTVHNADTLFRVVRSRTPGVPLITVSNHMSTLDDPAMWGFRGFPIFNTKLARWVLTAEDICFKNAVHSYIFRVGKCIPITRGGGIYQEHMNEALERLNDGEWVHTFPEGKVYQDDAPIRRLKWGTASLIVRAPKTPIILPIVHHGFQEVMPENYMFGRRPPVPLCNKKIDIIIGDPVQFDLPAMRQTAISESRNAKFPTSGWPSTPDGLDEAAQKCLYSAISEQIRAAMDRLRSFRKKILKS; translated from the exons ATGGCGCGGACGATGGAGTGGGCGGCGAGGGCGGAGCACTTGGGAGGAGTGCCTCGGAAGCTGGTGATAGGCGCAGTTGGCGCATTCGCCAAAACGGTGTCGTGTCTTATGAACAGAACCACCGTTCACAACGCCGACACTCTCTTTCGCGTCGTTCGTTCTAGAACCCCCGGCGTCCCCTTAATCACCGTCAGCAACCACATGTCCAC GTTGGATGATCCGGCTATGTGGGGATTCAGGGGCTTTCCCATCTTTAATACCAAGTTAGCTCGATGGGTGCTAACTGCTGAAGATATATGCTTTAAGAATGCAGTGCATTCATATATTTTTCGGGTTG GGAAATGCATACCTATTACAAGAGGTGGTGGAATTTATCAAGAGCACATGAATGAAGCTCTTGAGCGCTTAAATGATGGAGAATGG GTGCATACATTTCCAGAAGGAAAAGTGTACCAAGACGATGCACCAATTAGGCGATTAAAATGGGGGACTGCTAGTCTAATTGTCCGTGCACCAAAAACTCCAATTATATTGCCAATTGTCCATCATGGTTTTCAAGAG GTGATGCCAGAGAATTATATGTTTGGTAGACGGCCTCCTGTACCATTGTGTAATAAGAAAATTGACATAATTATTGGTGATCCGGTTCAATTTGACCTTCCAGCAATGAGGCAAACGGCTATTTCCGAGTCTCGCAATGCAAAATTTCCTACTAGTGGGTGGCCCAGCACTCCAGATGGTCTGGATGAAGCAGCGCAGAAATGTCTCTACTCTGCAATTTCAGAGCAAATCCGTGCTGCCATGGACCGACTAAGGAGTTTTCGTAAAAAAATTCTCAAGTCATAG
- the LOC112797632 gene encoding kinesin-like protein KIN-14E isoform X2: protein MTMDMPSSMGNRSSFGSSNGNEDTPVHPYANVSNGDDYDSDSSNFAPHTPSTMSMAIPAELAGAVPLIDKFQVDGFLKLMQKQIHSAGKRGFFSKKSVGPQTREKFTFEDMLCFQKDPIPTSLLKINSDLVSRATKLFQIILKYMGVDSSDRVTPISLDERVELVAKLYKQSLKRSELRDELFVQISKQTRNNPERQYLIKAWELMYLCASSMPPSKDIGGYLSEYVHNVAHGAATDSEIQALALNTLNALKRSVKAGPRNITPGREEIEALMTGRKLTTIVFFLDETFEEITYDMSTTVADAVEELAGLIKLSTYSTFSLFECHKVVTGSKSSDPGNEEYVGLDDNKYIGDLLAEFKAAKDRSKGEILHCKLIFKKKLFRESDEAVTDPMFVQLSYVQLQHDYILGNYPIGKDDAAQLSALQILAEIGFLSSPEACTDWNSLLERFLPRQIAMTRAKREWEMDILSRYHSLEHLNKDDARQQFLRILRALPYGNSVFFNVRKIDDPIGLLPGRIILGINKRGIHFFRPVPKEYLHSAELRDIMQFGSSNTAVFFKMRVAGVLHIFQFETKQGEEICVALQTHINDVMLRRYSKARSAATGSLNGDTSNNFKPPNLELYEKRVKDLSKLAEESQKNVDQLYQELHEKQKQEETMQEELEGLKESLNADRKNLEEVSNDRDRLRSLCSEKDKALQAAILEKKNMEAKMAKLNNLVVENAAKKELIGTNNQVSQKLESELKLCKEELQAAEETIKSLTDEKVILAEKLSVLEKRSSEEITSLQRKLEQERKLTKSQVFELEKKLEGLRQELVLAKSNISVKDSELAALQNNLKELEELRELKEDIDRKNEQTAAILKMQGAQLVEMEALYKEEQVLRKRYYNTIEDMKGKIRVYCRLRPLSEKEIAEKERQALAVVDEFSVEHMWKEDKPKQYVYDRVFDGGASQESVFDDTKYLVQSAVDGYNVCIFAYGQTGSGKTFTIYGSENNPGLTPRATAELFRILRRDNSKYAFSLKAYMVELYQDTLIDLLLPKNAKHSKLEIKKDSTGMVAVENVTVRPISKIEDLNNIIQRGSDRRHTSGTQMNEESSRSHLILSVVIESTNLQSQAVARGKLSFVDLAGSERVKKSGSVGSQLKEAQSINKSLSALGDVISALSNGGQHIPYRNHKLTMLMSDSLGGNAKTLMFVNVSPVASNLDETHNSLMYASRVRSIVNDPSKNVSSKEIARLKKLVAYWKEQAGRRTEDEELEEIQEERPIKDRTSW from the exons ATGACCATGGATATGCCGTCATCAATGGGAAACAGATCTTCCTTTGGCTCTAGCAATGGCAATGAGGATACACCTGTTCACCCCTATGCTAATGTCTCTAATGGTGATGACTATGACAGTGATAGCTCCAATTTTGCTCCACA CACACCATCAACTATGTCAATGGCTATTCCAGCAGAACTTGCTGGAGCTGTACCCTTAATTGACAAATTCCAG GTGGACGGATTTCTGAAATTAATGCAGAAACAAATCCATTCTGCTGGGAAACGTGGATTTTTCTCTAAAAAATCTGTAGGTCCTCAAACTCGAGAGAAGTTTACATTTGAGGACATGCTTTGTTTCCAAAAG GATCCAATACCAACATCATTGCTCAAGATAAATAGTGATTTAGTAAGCCGGGCAACAAAACTTTTCCAGATTATTCTGAAATACATGGGAGTTGATTCGTCTGATCGTGTAACTCCAATAAGCTTAGATGAACGAGTTGAGCTTGTTGCTAAGCTATATAAGCAAAGTTTGAAGCGTTCAGAACTTCGAGATGAACTTTTTGTTCAGATATCAAAACAAACAAGAAATAACCCTGAGAG GCAATACTTGATTAAAGCATGGGAGCTCATGTATTTATGTGCATCTTCCATGCCTCCTAGTAAAGATATAGGGGGTTATTTGTCGGAATATGTCCATAACGTAGCACATGGTGCAGCTACTGATTCTGAGATCCAAGCTCTTGCATTAAATACATTAAATGCTTTAAAGCGCTCTGTCAAGGCTGGTCCTAGGAACATAACACCCGGTCGTGAGGAGATTGAAGCTTTGATGACTGGGAGAAAGCTTACGACCATAGTGTTCTTCTTGGATGAAACTTTTGAAGAAATTACGTATGACATGTCAACAACAGTTGCTGATGCTGTTGAG GAACTTGCAGGGCTTATTAAACTGTCAACTTATTCGACCTTTAGTCTGTTTGAATGTCACAAGGTCGTTACCGGCTCCAAATCATCCGACCCTGGGAATG AGGAGTATGTCGGCCTTGATGATAACAAATATATTGGGGATCTCTTGGCGGAATTTAAAGCAGCAAAGGATCGGAGTAAGGGAGAAATATTGCATTGCAAACTGATATTCAAGAAAAAGTTATTCCGTGAGTCAGACGAAGCAGTGACAGATCCAATGTTTGTGCAATTGTCTTATGTTCAG TTGCAGCATGATTATATTTTGGGCAATTATCCTATTGGAAAGGATGATGCTGCTCAGCTTTCTGCATTACAAATCTTGGCTGAGATTGGATTTCTTAGCTCACCTGAAGCATGCAC TGACTGGAATTCACTTTTGGAGCGATTCCTTCCACGACAAATTGCAATGACACGAGCAAAACGGGAATGGGAGATGGACATTCTTTCTCGTTATCATTCACTG GAACATCTCAACAAAGATGATGCAAGACAACAATTTCTACGTATATTGAGAGCACTTCCTTATGGGAATTCTGTTTTCTTCAATGTTCGTAAGATTGATGATCCTATTGGACTCTTGCCTGGACGAATAATATTAGGAATTAACAAAAGAGGG ATTCATTTTTTCCGTCCAGTTCCAAAGGAATATTTGCACTCCGCTGAGTTGAGAGACATAATGCAATTTGGAAGTAGTAATACCGCAGTATTTTTTAAAATGCGAGTTGCTGGTGTTCTTCACATATTCCAGTTTGAAACCAAGCAG GGGGAAGAAATTTGTGTAGCACTTCAAACACATATAAATGATGTAATGCTGCGCCGCTATTCAAAAGCACGGTCTGCTGCTACTGGTTCTTTGAATGGGGATACTTCTAATAATTTTAAGCCTCCTAACTTGGAGTTGTATGAGAAGCGTGTTAAAGATTTATCAAAGCTTGCTGAAGAATCGCAAAAAAATGTTGATCAA TTGTATCAAGAATTGCATGAAAAGCAAAAACAAGAAGAGACGATGCAAGAAGAATTGGAGGGCTTGAAAGAATCCTTAAATGCTGATCGGAAAAATCTCGAGGAAGTTTCGAATGATCGTGATAGACTTAGATCATTATGCAGTGAAAAAGATAAGGCACTTCAG GCTGCAATTCTTGAGAAAAAGAACATGGAAGCAAAGATGGCCAAATTGAATAATCTAGTAGTAGAGAATGCTGCCAAAAAGGAACTCATTGGAACAAATAATCAA GTCTCACAAAAGCTTGAAAGTGAACTAAAACTTTGTAAAGAGGAGTTGCAAGCAGCTGAAGAAACTATCAAAAGCTTAACGGATGAAAAAGTGATTTTGGCAGAGAAACTATCTGTGCTTGAGAAGAGAAGTTCTGAAGAG ATTACGTCTCTTCAACGGAAACTTGAGCAAGAACGCAAGCTTACAAAGTCTCAAGTGTTTGAGCTTGAAAAGAAGCTAGAAGGGCTTAGACAAGAATTAGTGCTTGCAAAGTCTAATATTTCAGTAAAGGACTCTGAGTTGGCTGCTTTGCAAAATAATTTGAAGGAATTagaagaattgagagaattgaaagAG GACATTGATAGAAAGAACGAACAAACGGCTGCTATATTGAAGATGCAAGGGGCTCAACTAGTTGAAATGGAAGCGCTTTATAAGGAAGAACAAGTTTTAAGGAAACGTTATTATAATACAATAGAAG ATATGAAAGGCAAAATTAGAGTTTATTGTCGGCTAAGACCTCTTAGCGAAAAGGAGATTGCCGAGAAAGAAAGACAAGCGCTTGCTGTGGTGGATGAGTTTTCGGTCGAGCATATGTGGAAAGAAGATAAGCCAAAGCAGTATGTATATGACCGTGTGTTTGATGGTGGTGCAAGTCAAGAGAGTGTATTTGATGATACAAAG TATTTGGTGCAATCTGCTGTGGATGGATATAATGTCTGTATATTTGCTTATGGTCAAACCGGTTCTGGAAAGACATTTACCATCTATGGAAGTGAAAACAACCCCGGACTTACCCCTCGTGCAACGGCCGAGCTTTTTAGAATTTTAAGGAGAGATAATAGCAAGTATGCCTTTTCGTTAAAG GCATACATGGTAGAATTATATCAAGATACCCTTATAGATCTTTTGTTACCTAAGAATGCAAAACATTCAAAGTTGGAGATCAAGAAAGACTCAACg GGTATGGTGGCTGTGGAAAATGTAACAGTTCGGCCAATTTCTAAAATAGAAGATTTGAATAATATAATACAAAGAGGATCCGACCGGCGCCATACATCGGGTACACAAATGAATGAAGAAAGttcaagatctcatctcattctatCAGTTGTCATTGAGAGTACCAACCTTCAAAGTCAAGCAGTTGCAAGGGGAAAG TTGAGTTTTGTGGATCTTGCTGGTTCAGAAAGGGTGAAGAAATCGGGTTCAGTAGGTAGCCAACTCAAGGAAGCTCAAAGCATTAACAAATCGTTATCAGCACTTGGGGATGTGATTAGTGCTTTGTCTAATGGTGGTCAACACATTCCTTATAGGAATCACAAATTAACTATGTTAATGAGTGATTCCCTTGGTGGTAATGCTAAAACTCTCATGTTTGTAAATGTTTCTCCAGTAGCATCAAACTTAGACGAGACGCATAACTCGCTTAT GTATGCATCGCGAGTGAGGTCAATAGTGAATGATCCTAGCAAGAACGTTTCTTCGAAAGAGATAGCACGACTGAAGAAGTTGGTTGCTTACTGGAAAGAGCAGGCTGGTAGAAGAACCGaggatgaagaattggaagaaattCAAGAAGAAAGACCAATTAAAGACAGGACAAGCTGGTAA
- the LOC112797691 gene encoding N-acylphosphatidylethanolamine synthase isoform X2, translating to MARTMEWAARAEHLGGVPRKLVIGAVGAFAKTVSCLMNRTTVHNADTLFRVVRSRTPGVPLITVSNHMSTLDDPAMWGFRGFPIFNTKLARWVLTAEDICFKNAVHSYIFRVHTFPEGKVYQDDAPIRRLKWGTASLIVRAPKTPIILPIVHHGFQEVMPENYMFGRRPPVPLCNKKIDIIIGDPVQFDLPAMRQTAISESRNAKFPTSGWPSTPDGLDEAAQKCLYSAISEQIRAAMDRLRSFRKKILKS from the exons ATGGCGCGGACGATGGAGTGGGCGGCGAGGGCGGAGCACTTGGGAGGAGTGCCTCGGAAGCTGGTGATAGGCGCAGTTGGCGCATTCGCCAAAACGGTGTCGTGTCTTATGAACAGAACCACCGTTCACAACGCCGACACTCTCTTTCGCGTCGTTCGTTCTAGAACCCCCGGCGTCCCCTTAATCACCGTCAGCAACCACATGTCCAC GTTGGATGATCCGGCTATGTGGGGATTCAGGGGCTTTCCCATCTTTAATACCAAGTTAGCTCGATGGGTGCTAACTGCTGAAGATATATGCTTTAAGAATGCAGTGCATTCATATATTTTTCGG GTGCATACATTTCCAGAAGGAAAAGTGTACCAAGACGATGCACCAATTAGGCGATTAAAATGGGGGACTGCTAGTCTAATTGTCCGTGCACCAAAAACTCCAATTATATTGCCAATTGTCCATCATGGTTTTCAAGAG GTGATGCCAGAGAATTATATGTTTGGTAGACGGCCTCCTGTACCATTGTGTAATAAGAAAATTGACATAATTATTGGTGATCCGGTTCAATTTGACCTTCCAGCAATGAGGCAAACGGCTATTTCCGAGTCTCGCAATGCAAAATTTCCTACTAGTGGGTGGCCCAGCACTCCAGATGGTCTGGATGAAGCAGCGCAGAAATGTCTCTACTCTGCAATTTCAGAGCAAATCCGTGCTGCCATGGACCGACTAAGGAGTTTTCGTAAAAAAATTCTCAAGTCATAG
- the LOC112797632 gene encoding kinesin-like protein KIN-14E isoform X1 has product MQNSFRYPESKMTMDMPSSMGNRSSFGSSNGNEDTPVHPYANVSNGDDYDSDSSNFAPHTPSTMSMAIPAELAGAVPLIDKFQVDGFLKLMQKQIHSAGKRGFFSKKSVGPQTREKFTFEDMLCFQKDPIPTSLLKINSDLVSRATKLFQIILKYMGVDSSDRVTPISLDERVELVAKLYKQSLKRSELRDELFVQISKQTRNNPERQYLIKAWELMYLCASSMPPSKDIGGYLSEYVHNVAHGAATDSEIQALALNTLNALKRSVKAGPRNITPGREEIEALMTGRKLTTIVFFLDETFEEITYDMSTTVADAVEELAGLIKLSTYSTFSLFECHKVVTGSKSSDPGNEEYVGLDDNKYIGDLLAEFKAAKDRSKGEILHCKLIFKKKLFRESDEAVTDPMFVQLSYVQLQHDYILGNYPIGKDDAAQLSALQILAEIGFLSSPEACTDWNSLLERFLPRQIAMTRAKREWEMDILSRYHSLEHLNKDDARQQFLRILRALPYGNSVFFNVRKIDDPIGLLPGRIILGINKRGIHFFRPVPKEYLHSAELRDIMQFGSSNTAVFFKMRVAGVLHIFQFETKQGEEICVALQTHINDVMLRRYSKARSAATGSLNGDTSNNFKPPNLELYEKRVKDLSKLAEESQKNVDQLYQELHEKQKQEETMQEELEGLKESLNADRKNLEEVSNDRDRLRSLCSEKDKALQAAILEKKNMEAKMAKLNNLVVENAAKKELIGTNNQVSQKLESELKLCKEELQAAEETIKSLTDEKVILAEKLSVLEKRSSEEITSLQRKLEQERKLTKSQVFELEKKLEGLRQELVLAKSNISVKDSELAALQNNLKELEELRELKEDIDRKNEQTAAILKMQGAQLVEMEALYKEEQVLRKRYYNTIEDMKGKIRVYCRLRPLSEKEIAEKERQALAVVDEFSVEHMWKEDKPKQYVYDRVFDGGASQESVFDDTKYLVQSAVDGYNVCIFAYGQTGSGKTFTIYGSENNPGLTPRATAELFRILRRDNSKYAFSLKAYMVELYQDTLIDLLLPKNAKHSKLEIKKDSTGMVAVENVTVRPISKIEDLNNIIQRGSDRRHTSGTQMNEESSRSHLILSVVIESTNLQSQAVARGKLSFVDLAGSERVKKSGSVGSQLKEAQSINKSLSALGDVISALSNGGQHIPYRNHKLTMLMSDSLGGNAKTLMFVNVSPVASNLDETHNSLMYASRVRSIVNDPSKNVSSKEIARLKKLVAYWKEQAGRRTEDEELEEIQEERPIKDRTSW; this is encoded by the exons ATGCAGAACAGTTTCAGATATCCAGAAAGTAAAATGACCATGGATATGCCGTCATCAATGGGAAACAGATCTTCCTTTGGCTCTAGCAATGGCAATGAGGATACACCTGTTCACCCCTATGCTAATGTCTCTAATGGTGATGACTATGACAGTGATAGCTCCAATTTTGCTCCACA CACACCATCAACTATGTCAATGGCTATTCCAGCAGAACTTGCTGGAGCTGTACCCTTAATTGACAAATTCCAG GTGGACGGATTTCTGAAATTAATGCAGAAACAAATCCATTCTGCTGGGAAACGTGGATTTTTCTCTAAAAAATCTGTAGGTCCTCAAACTCGAGAGAAGTTTACATTTGAGGACATGCTTTGTTTCCAAAAG GATCCAATACCAACATCATTGCTCAAGATAAATAGTGATTTAGTAAGCCGGGCAACAAAACTTTTCCAGATTATTCTGAAATACATGGGAGTTGATTCGTCTGATCGTGTAACTCCAATAAGCTTAGATGAACGAGTTGAGCTTGTTGCTAAGCTATATAAGCAAAGTTTGAAGCGTTCAGAACTTCGAGATGAACTTTTTGTTCAGATATCAAAACAAACAAGAAATAACCCTGAGAG GCAATACTTGATTAAAGCATGGGAGCTCATGTATTTATGTGCATCTTCCATGCCTCCTAGTAAAGATATAGGGGGTTATTTGTCGGAATATGTCCATAACGTAGCACATGGTGCAGCTACTGATTCTGAGATCCAAGCTCTTGCATTAAATACATTAAATGCTTTAAAGCGCTCTGTCAAGGCTGGTCCTAGGAACATAACACCCGGTCGTGAGGAGATTGAAGCTTTGATGACTGGGAGAAAGCTTACGACCATAGTGTTCTTCTTGGATGAAACTTTTGAAGAAATTACGTATGACATGTCAACAACAGTTGCTGATGCTGTTGAG GAACTTGCAGGGCTTATTAAACTGTCAACTTATTCGACCTTTAGTCTGTTTGAATGTCACAAGGTCGTTACCGGCTCCAAATCATCCGACCCTGGGAATG AGGAGTATGTCGGCCTTGATGATAACAAATATATTGGGGATCTCTTGGCGGAATTTAAAGCAGCAAAGGATCGGAGTAAGGGAGAAATATTGCATTGCAAACTGATATTCAAGAAAAAGTTATTCCGTGAGTCAGACGAAGCAGTGACAGATCCAATGTTTGTGCAATTGTCTTATGTTCAG TTGCAGCATGATTATATTTTGGGCAATTATCCTATTGGAAAGGATGATGCTGCTCAGCTTTCTGCATTACAAATCTTGGCTGAGATTGGATTTCTTAGCTCACCTGAAGCATGCAC TGACTGGAATTCACTTTTGGAGCGATTCCTTCCACGACAAATTGCAATGACACGAGCAAAACGGGAATGGGAGATGGACATTCTTTCTCGTTATCATTCACTG GAACATCTCAACAAAGATGATGCAAGACAACAATTTCTACGTATATTGAGAGCACTTCCTTATGGGAATTCTGTTTTCTTCAATGTTCGTAAGATTGATGATCCTATTGGACTCTTGCCTGGACGAATAATATTAGGAATTAACAAAAGAGGG ATTCATTTTTTCCGTCCAGTTCCAAAGGAATATTTGCACTCCGCTGAGTTGAGAGACATAATGCAATTTGGAAGTAGTAATACCGCAGTATTTTTTAAAATGCGAGTTGCTGGTGTTCTTCACATATTCCAGTTTGAAACCAAGCAG GGGGAAGAAATTTGTGTAGCACTTCAAACACATATAAATGATGTAATGCTGCGCCGCTATTCAAAAGCACGGTCTGCTGCTACTGGTTCTTTGAATGGGGATACTTCTAATAATTTTAAGCCTCCTAACTTGGAGTTGTATGAGAAGCGTGTTAAAGATTTATCAAAGCTTGCTGAAGAATCGCAAAAAAATGTTGATCAA TTGTATCAAGAATTGCATGAAAAGCAAAAACAAGAAGAGACGATGCAAGAAGAATTGGAGGGCTTGAAAGAATCCTTAAATGCTGATCGGAAAAATCTCGAGGAAGTTTCGAATGATCGTGATAGACTTAGATCATTATGCAGTGAAAAAGATAAGGCACTTCAG GCTGCAATTCTTGAGAAAAAGAACATGGAAGCAAAGATGGCCAAATTGAATAATCTAGTAGTAGAGAATGCTGCCAAAAAGGAACTCATTGGAACAAATAATCAA GTCTCACAAAAGCTTGAAAGTGAACTAAAACTTTGTAAAGAGGAGTTGCAAGCAGCTGAAGAAACTATCAAAAGCTTAACGGATGAAAAAGTGATTTTGGCAGAGAAACTATCTGTGCTTGAGAAGAGAAGTTCTGAAGAG ATTACGTCTCTTCAACGGAAACTTGAGCAAGAACGCAAGCTTACAAAGTCTCAAGTGTTTGAGCTTGAAAAGAAGCTAGAAGGGCTTAGACAAGAATTAGTGCTTGCAAAGTCTAATATTTCAGTAAAGGACTCTGAGTTGGCTGCTTTGCAAAATAATTTGAAGGAATTagaagaattgagagaattgaaagAG GACATTGATAGAAAGAACGAACAAACGGCTGCTATATTGAAGATGCAAGGGGCTCAACTAGTTGAAATGGAAGCGCTTTATAAGGAAGAACAAGTTTTAAGGAAACGTTATTATAATACAATAGAAG ATATGAAAGGCAAAATTAGAGTTTATTGTCGGCTAAGACCTCTTAGCGAAAAGGAGATTGCCGAGAAAGAAAGACAAGCGCTTGCTGTGGTGGATGAGTTTTCGGTCGAGCATATGTGGAAAGAAGATAAGCCAAAGCAGTATGTATATGACCGTGTGTTTGATGGTGGTGCAAGTCAAGAGAGTGTATTTGATGATACAAAG TATTTGGTGCAATCTGCTGTGGATGGATATAATGTCTGTATATTTGCTTATGGTCAAACCGGTTCTGGAAAGACATTTACCATCTATGGAAGTGAAAACAACCCCGGACTTACCCCTCGTGCAACGGCCGAGCTTTTTAGAATTTTAAGGAGAGATAATAGCAAGTATGCCTTTTCGTTAAAG GCATACATGGTAGAATTATATCAAGATACCCTTATAGATCTTTTGTTACCTAAGAATGCAAAACATTCAAAGTTGGAGATCAAGAAAGACTCAACg GGTATGGTGGCTGTGGAAAATGTAACAGTTCGGCCAATTTCTAAAATAGAAGATTTGAATAATATAATACAAAGAGGATCCGACCGGCGCCATACATCGGGTACACAAATGAATGAAGAAAGttcaagatctcatctcattctatCAGTTGTCATTGAGAGTACCAACCTTCAAAGTCAAGCAGTTGCAAGGGGAAAG TTGAGTTTTGTGGATCTTGCTGGTTCAGAAAGGGTGAAGAAATCGGGTTCAGTAGGTAGCCAACTCAAGGAAGCTCAAAGCATTAACAAATCGTTATCAGCACTTGGGGATGTGATTAGTGCTTTGTCTAATGGTGGTCAACACATTCCTTATAGGAATCACAAATTAACTATGTTAATGAGTGATTCCCTTGGTGGTAATGCTAAAACTCTCATGTTTGTAAATGTTTCTCCAGTAGCATCAAACTTAGACGAGACGCATAACTCGCTTAT GTATGCATCGCGAGTGAGGTCAATAGTGAATGATCCTAGCAAGAACGTTTCTTCGAAAGAGATAGCACGACTGAAGAAGTTGGTTGCTTACTGGAAAGAGCAGGCTGGTAGAAGAACCGaggatgaagaattggaagaaattCAAGAAGAAAGACCAATTAAAGACAGGACAAGCTGGTAA
- the LOC112797648 gene encoding LOW QUALITY PROTEIN: N-acylphosphatidylethanolamine synthase (The sequence of the model RefSeq protein was modified relative to this genomic sequence to represent the inferred CDS: inserted 1 base in 1 codon), giving the protein MARTMEWAARAEHLGGVPRKLVIGAVGAFAKTVSCLMNRTTVHNADTLFRVVRSRTPGVPLITVSNHMSTLDDPAMWXFRGFPIFNTKLARWVLTAEDICFKNAVHSYIFGLVRKCIPITRGGGIYQEHMNEALERLNDGEWVHTFPEGKVYQDDAPIRRLKWGTASLIVRAPKTPIILPIVHHGFQEVMPENYMFGRRPPVPLCNKKIDIIIGDPVQFDLPAMRQTAISESRNAKFPTSGWPSTPDGLDEAAQKCLYSAISEQIRAAMDRLRSFRKKILKS; this is encoded by the exons ATGGCGCGGACGATGGAGTGGGCGGCGAGGGCGGAGCACTTGGGAGGAGTGCCTCGGAAGCTGGTGATAGGCGCAGTTGGCGCATTCGCCAAAACGGTGTCGTGTCTTATGAACAGAACCACCGTTCACAACGCCGACACTCTCTTTCGCGTCGTTCGTTCTAGAACCCCCGGCGTCCCCTTAATCACCGTCAGCAACCACATGTCCAC GTTGGATGATCCGGCTATGT GATTCAGGGGCTTTCCCATCTTTAATACCAAGTTAGCTCGATGGGTGCTAACTGCTGAAGATATATGCTTTAAGAATGCAGTGCATTCATATATTTTCGGGTTGGTAA GGAAATGCATACCTATTACAAGAGGTGGTGGAATTTATCAAGAGCACATGAATGAAGCTCTTGAGCGCTTAAATGATGGAGAATGG GTGCATACATTTCCAGAAGGAAAAGTGTACCAAGACGATGCACCAATTAGGCGATTAAAATGGGGGACTGCTAGTCTAATTGTCCGTGCACCAAAAACTCCAATTATATTGCCAATTGTCCATCATGGTTTTCAAGAG GTGATGCCAGAGAATTATATGTTTGGTAGACGGCCTCCTGTACCATTGTGTAATAAGAAAATTGACATAATTATTGGTGATCCGGTTCAATTTGACCTTCCAGCAATGAGGCAAACGGCTATTTCCGAGTCTCGCAATGCAAAATTTCCTACTAGTGGGTGGCCCAGCACTCCAGATGGTCTGGATGAAGCAGCGCAGAAATGTCTCTACTCTGCAATTTCAGAGCAAATCCGTGCTGCCATGGACCGACTAAGGAGTTTTCGTAAAAAAATTCTCAAGTCATAG